A section of the Oncorhynchus nerka isolate Pitt River linkage group LG3, Oner_Uvic_2.0, whole genome shotgun sequence genome encodes:
- the LOC115104019 gene encoding hyaluronan and proteoglycan link protein 2: MNCAAILILTASCFSWTSTIYLPNKQETKKLKYLLEPPVYAEVTSPRGGNATLPCVLRFKPSHYKVKWTKLEPLRRGSENIVMITNGSAHKPYGMLGPRASLRKAHAMDASLQLSNLELEDDGRYRCELINGIQDESVIITLRIEGMVFPYQSKNGRYKFTYKEAKEACVEQDGTLATFKQLYRAWTEGLDWCNAGWLIDGTVHYPILHPREECGGELLPGIRSYGPRDRIRDHFDAFCFTSRTTGVVFFVGEPLTFGEAMQACRGEGAELALVGQLYSAWRFLSYDRCDGGWLKDGSVRFPITTPRERCGGIPEAGVRTFGYPNKTLRLYGAYCYR, translated from the exons ATGAACTGTGCTGCTATTTTGATACTAACCGCAAGTTGTTTCAGTTGGACGTCTACTATTTATCTGCCAAACAAACAAG AAACAAAGAAACTGAAGTATCTGCTTGAGCCTCCTGTTTATGCTGAAGTAACCAGCCCTCGGGGAGGAAATGCCACTTTGCCATGTGTACTGCGATTCAAACCAAGCCATTACAAGGTGAAATGGACAAAACTGGAACCACTTCGTCGTGGAAGCGAGAACATTGTCATGATCACAAACGGTTCAGCCCACAAACCCTATGGCATGCTTGGGCCACGGGCCTCGCTTCGTAAGGCTCATGCCATGGATGCCTCACTACAACTCAGCAACTTGGAACTAGAAGACGATGGTAGATATCGCTGTGAGCTGATCAACGGTATCCAGGATGAGAGCGTCATCATTACATTGAGGATAGAAG GGATGGTGTTTCCATATCAGAGCAAAAATGGCCGTTACAAATTCACCTACAAGGAAGCTAAGGAGGCCTGTGTTGAACAGGATGGCACATTGGCCACATTCAAGCAGCTATACAGAG CCTGGACAGAGGGTCTGGATTGGTGCAACGCGGGATGGCTCATCGATGGGACAGTCCACTACCCCATCCTGCACCCACGAGAAGAATGTGGGGGGGAGCTGCTACCTGGCATTCGCAGCTATGGCCCCCGGGACAGGATCCGGGACCACTTTGATGCCTTCTGTTTCACCTCTAGAACCACAG gCGTTGTGTTCTTCGTTGGAGAACCACTCACATTTGGGGAGGCAATGCAGGCATGTAGGGGTGAGGGAGCAGAGTTAGCTCTTGTTGGACAGCTCTATTCGGCCTGGCGTTTCCTGAGCTATGACCGCTGTGATGGAGGTTGGTTGAAGGACGGCAGTGTGCGTTTCCCTATCACCACCCCTAGAGAGCGCTGTGGCGGTATTCCCGAGGCTGGGGTGCGCACCTTTGGGTACCCCAACAAGACCCTCCGTCTCTATGGTGCCTACTGCTACAGGTAG
- the LOC115114163 gene encoding aggrecan core protein-like: MPLGLQCNSGVHPTGFPAPMLTIPHHAYILEMLLSLLLCAICPLVLPSSSTPSQASDDSRLLQVTIPTTPPLSAVLGGSLTLPCLVSLSHPPPNTNGRHAVLSLPRVKWSVLSQGHETEILVARGDRVKVSEAYKDRASLLHYVSSPADLTLRLDGLQYNDSGFYRCEVQQGLEDADDVAQVKVKGVVFHYRDASSRYAFTFTQARDACEEIGAHIATPEQLLAAYHSGYEQCDAGWLSDHSVSCLRLCGINTLLHRYPIQMPREGCFGDMDGHPGVRNYGLLEHDELYDVYCYVENIEGEVFHGSSPRSFTLWEAKAYCLAQGAELATTGQLYAAWNDGLNACSPGWLADGSVRYPIVTPRERCGGGEPGVRTVYRHLNQTGFPEAHTRHDTYCFRGNSNTHTESPHDYLATEPEDIGQDIVTLSEPLEEFSLGQVTEQVVSKEAQGSLSAILVPEEQHASVHIEEQGAVPGEQYPEQGAVPGEQYPEQRAVPGEQYPEQKAVPGEQYPEQRAVPGEQYPEQRAVPGEQYPEQKAVPGEQYPEQRAVPGEQYPEQRAVPGEQYPEQRAVPGEQYPEQGAVPGEQYPVQVAVPREQYPEQVAVPGEHGEEQGFVPGEHGAEQGAVTEEAYTKEDGEEQGAVPGQHGEEQGVVPGEQYPDQPGEEQGAVDGQGPTVVYHALPFPVEPQDPFTPTSFPQDLEPTEDTWQPVKEVSNPETYQPAPKGANVDLNYPVTPYDELNANPTLYPPSRETNYDSGDLTTAHEDNISSPDPYQPLSESNVESGELSIEGVLGTTLEAPVPTTAYEDVDRSSDPQPIPGTTTESGESQYGISEESHLQTGITQETEHYTFTSETAGYNVSGVEATTSHDSSPEEQLESGLPTPPEEDHSGDEHVIQEHVTDTDSVYPSTSYDLSGGSIRPEGAIAGGVEETSVSSTSPHEETELFPDQSTTQPPYWESTPEYRRTNSVDHSARVLLPEEHTTSLDSLVLQTGENSGSATAESGDLATLSPVERDPYELIPTSEYAFDPTQEQSGVTSPDSSTLDEHVEQEAGGTVDSLPEVSMGSTDLGSVQTDEVLTVTYDTGSSEASGVHEGMLDVTLLTSPKPITYSPPTQRSVEAEASSPGDFITFIPETSVPSGFDPLEEGLGKVEQEGLGEIPDVVETTTPETASGEEGSGDEQIGQEVSGEEESGQEASGDKESGQEASGDKESGQEASGDKESGQEASGDEESGQEVSGDEESGQEASGDKESGQEAVGDKESGQEASGDKESGQEAVGDKESGQEASGDKESGQEASGDEESGQEARGDEESGQEASGDKESGQEASGDKESGQEASGDEESGQEASGDEESGQEASGDKESGQEAVGDKESGQEASGDKESGQEAVGDKESGQEASGDKESGQEVSGQEGVESGSGEEHSASADSADSGESSRILEPEVPYINETVTPINGTTVNSTDESEPESSTDAPSTDMEITLLPDLYQTPVPSPTVPQESRADADLEYSGETSVTEDPVSITPPTEEPEETPSPTPTTEDYDDQTTTAAPLYPEDVDEEKLITTSTTPRFGNISDACLDNPCSNGGTCVDSGSSTKCLCLPTYGGDMCQTDLEVCEPGWEKFMGFCYQHFTKRQGWEVAEQHCRLCGGHLISVMTPEEQDYINDKYREYQWTGLNDRTIEGDFRWSDGNPLLYENWYRGQPDSYFLSGEDCVVMVWHDGGRWSDVPCNYHLSYTCKKGTSFCGQPPIIANAKVFGKSHLRYETNSKVRYYCEEGFLQTQNPVIKCLSNGQWEEALITCHPALTNLAEGEQKVTTPPYQNEGVEVVDTATEKATSEFWDIKWN; this comes from the exons ATTGGAGATGCTCCTGTCTTTGCTGCTGTGTGCCATCTGTCCGCTCGTCCTACCGTCCTCCTCTACCCCCAGCCAAGCCTCAG ATGACTCCAGACTCCTACAGGTGACCATCCCTACGACCCCTCCCTTATCTGCCGTCTTGGGGGGCTCTCTTACCCTACCTTGCTTGGTGTCTCTGTCCCACCCGCCCCCCAACACAAATGGCCGCCACGCCGTACTCTCCCTACCCAGGGTCAAGTGGAGCGTGCTGTCCCAGGGACACGAGACTGAGATCCTTGTGGCCCGAGGGGACAGGGTGAAGGTCAGCGAGGCCTACAAGGACAGAGCCTCCCTGCTCCATTACGTCTCCTCCCCAGCCGACCTCACCCTGAGGCTGGATGGCCTGCAGTACAACGACTCTGGCTTCTACCGCTGTGAGGTGCAGCAGGGCCTGGAGGATGCCGACGATGTGGCTCAGGTCAAGGTCAAAG GGGTGGTGTTCCACTACCGGGATGCTTCCAGTCGCTATGCCTTTACCTTTACGCAGGCCCGGGACGCCTGTGAAGAGATCGGGGCTCACATCGCCACCCCAGAGCAGCTCTTGGCAGCCTACCACAGTGGCTATGAGCAGTGTGATGCGGGCTGGCTCTCAGACCACTCAGTGAG TTGTTTAAGACTATGTGGTATCAACACTCTTCTTCACAGATATCCCATCCAGATGCCACGAGAGGGATGTTTTGGAGACATGGACGGGCATCCTGGAGTGAGGAACTATGGGCTGCTGGAACATGATGAGCTGTACGATGTATACTGTTATGTGGAGAATATAGAGG GGGAAGTGTTCCATGGCTCTTCCCCCCGAAGTTTCACCCTGTGGGAAGCTAAGGCCTATTGTCTGGCTCAGGGAGCAGAGCTGGCTACCACAGGTCAGCTGTATGCAGCCTGGAATGACGGATTGAACGCCTGCAGCCCGGGGTGGTTGGCTGATGGGAGTGTACGCTACCCCATTGTCACTCCCAGGGAGCGTTGTGGTGGAGGGGAGCCTGGGGTCAGGACTGTCTATCGCCATTTGAACCAGACAGGCTTTCCAGAGGCACACACTCGCCACGACACTTACTGCTTCCGAG GCAACAGCAACACTCACACCGAATCTCCCCATGATTACCTGGCTACAGAGCCAGAGGACATCGGCCAGGACATTGTGACGCTGTCTGAGCCTCTGGAGGAATTCAGCCTGGGTCAGGTGACAGAGCAGGTGGTGAGCAAAGAAGCTCAGGGCTCCCTGTCTGCCATCCTTGTTCCAGAGGAGCAGCACGCATCAGTGCATATAGAGGAGCAAGGGGCTGTCCCTGGGGAGCAGTACCCAGAGCAGGGGGCTGTCCCTGGAGAGCAGTACCCAGAGCAGAGGGCTGTCCCTGGAGAGCAGTACCCAGAGCAGAAGGCTGTCCCTGGGGAGCAGTACCCAGAGCAGAGGGCTGTCCCTGGGGAGCAGTACCCAGAGCAGAGGGCTGTCCCTGGAGAGCAGTACCCAGAGCAGAAGGCTGTCCCTGGGGAGCAGTACCCAGAGCAGAGGGCTGTCCCTGGAGAGCAGTACCCAGAGCAGAGGGCTGTCCCTGGGGAGCAGTACCCAGAGCAGAGGGCTGTCCCTGGAGAGCAGTACCCAGAGCAGGGGGCTGTCCCTGGGGAGCAGTACCCAGTGCAGGTGGCTGTCCCTAGGGAGCAGTACCCAGAGCAGGTGGCTGTCCCTGGGGAGCACGGAGAAGAACAGGGGTTTGTTCCTGGAGAACACGGAGCGGAGCAGGGGGCTGTTACTGAGGAGGCATACAccaaggaggatggagaggagcaAGGGGCTGTGCCTGGGCAGCACGGAGAGGAACAGGGGGTTGTTCCTGGGGAGCAGTACCCAGACCAGCCTGGAGAGGAGCAGGGGGCCGTCGATGGCCAGGGCCCTACTGTTGTCTATCACGCCCTACCCTTTCCGGTTGAACCCCAAGACCCATTCACCCCCACATCCTTCCCCCAAGACCTGGAGCCCACAGAGGACACCTGGCAGCCGGTGAAAGAGGTCAGCAACCCAGAAACATATCAGCCTGCCCCTAAGGGGGCAAACGTAGACTTAAACTACCCAGTCACACCCTATGATGAGCTGAATGCAAACCCAACACTGTATCCACCTTCTCGCGAGACAAATTATGACTCAGGTGATCTTACAACTGCTCATGAAGACAACATTAGTAGCCCCGATCCCTACCAGCCCTTGTCAGAGTCAAACGTGGAATCAGGAGAGCTCTCAATAGAGGGTGTTCTAGGGACTACTCTGGAGGCCCCCGTGCCCACTACTGCATATGAGGACGTGGACAGGTCCAGTGATCCACAGCCCATTCCTGGCACAACCACTGAGAGTGGTGAGTCTCAGTATGGTATTTCAGAGGAAAGCCATCTGCAAACAGGGATCACCCAGGAGACCGAACACTACACTTTTACCTCTGAGACCGCAGGCTACAATGTATCAGGAGTTGAAGCCACTACTAGTCATGACAGCTCTCCAGAGGAGCAACTGGAAAGTGGGCTGCCCACACCTCCTGAGGAGGACCACTCCGGAGATGAGCATGTCATCCAGGAGCATGTCACAGACACAGACTCGGTCTACCCAAGCACCTCTTACGACCTCTCAGGAGGGTCCATCAGGCCTGAGGGAGCCATCGCTGGGGGTGTTGAGGAGACATCTGTATCTTCCACTTCACCTCACGAGGAAACGGAGCTCTTCCCTGACCAGTCCACCACTCAGCCTCCATACTGGGAGAGCACACCTGAATACCGGCGTACCAACTCTGTGGACCACAGTGCCAGGGTCCTTCTCCCTGAGGAGCATACCACATCACTGGACTCATTGGTCCTCCAGACAGGGGAGAACAGTGGCTCTGCTACGGCTGAGTCAGGAGACCTGGCTACCCTAAGCCCAGTGGAGAGGGACCCCTATGAACTGATCCCTACCTCTGAATATG CTTTTGACCCCACTCAGGAGCAGTCTGGTGTCACATCACCCGACTCCTCTACCCTAGATGAGCATGTGGAGCAGGAGGCAGGAGGCACAGTGGACTCATTACCAGAGGTTTCCATGGGCTCCACTGACCTGGGTTCAGTTCAAACTGACGAAGTCCTCACAGTTACTTATGACACTGGCTCTAGTGAAGCCTCTGGGGTCCACGAGGGAATGCTTGACGTTACCCTCTTGACATCCCCCAAACCTATTACCTATTCCCCCCCGACCCAGCGATCCGTGGAAGCAGAGGCCAGCTCCCCAGGTGACTTCATAACCTTCATCCCAGAAACCAGCGTTCCATCTGGGTTTGATCCCCTGGAGGAAGGGCTGGGGAAGGTGGAGCAAGAGGGGTTGGGTGAAATCCCAGATGTAGTTGAAACTACTACCCCAGAGACAGCTTCTggtgaggaggggagtggagatgaGCAGATTGGTCAGGAggtgagtggagaagaggagagtggtcaGGAGGCGAGTGGAGACAAGGAGAGTGGTCAGGAGGCGAGTGGAGACAAGGAGAGTGGTCAGGAGGCGAGTGGAGACAAGGAGAGTGGTCAGGAGGCGAGTGGAGACGAGGAGAGTGGTCAGGAGGTGAGTGGAGACGAGGAGAGTGGTCAGGAGGCGAGTGGAGACAAGGAGAGTGGTCAGGAGGCGGTTGGAGACAAGGAGAGTGGTCAGGAGGCGAGTGGAGACAAGGAGAGTGGTCAGGAGGCGGTTGGAGACAAGGAGAGTGGTCAGGAGGCGAGTGGAGACAAGGAGAGTGGTCAGGAGGCGAGTGGAGACGAGGAGAGTGGTCAGGAGGCGAGGGGAGACGAGGAGAGTGGTCAGGAGGCGAGTGGAGACAAGGAGAGTGGTCAGGAGGCGAGTGGAGACAAGGAGAGTGGTCAGGAGGCGAGTGGAGACGAGGAGAGTGGTCAGGAGGCGAGTGGAGACGAGGAGAGCGGTCAGGAGGCGAGTGGAGACAAGGAGAGTGGTCAGGAGGCGGTTGGAGACAAGGAGAGTGGTCAGGAGGCGAGTGGAGACAAGGAGAGTGGTCAGGAGGCAGTTGGAGACAAGGAGAGTGGTCAGGAGGCGAGTGGAGACAAGGAGAGTGGTCAGGAG GTGAGTGGCCAAGAGGGAGTAGAGTCCGGCTCAGGTGAGGAGCACTCTGCATCTGCTGATTCTGCTGATTCTGGAGAAAGCTCACGGATCCTTGAACCAGAAGTCCCATACATCAATGAAACTGTCACTCCCATCAATGGCACAACTGTCAATAGCACAGATGAAAGCGAGCCTGAGTCAAGCACAGATGCGCCTTCTACTGACATGGAGATCACGCTGCTCCCTGATTTGTACCAGACCCCCGTGCCCTCCCCCACCGTACCCCAGGAGTCCCGGGCCGATGCAGATCTGGAGTACAGTGGGGAGACCTCAGTCACGGAGGACCCTGTCTCCATCACTCCACCCACTGAGGAGCCTGAAGAGACCCCCAGCCCGACGCCCACCACAGAGGACTACGATGACCAGACTACGACGGCAGCACCCCTATATCCAGAGGACGTTGATGAGGAGAAACTGATTACCACTTCTACTACTCCAAGATTTGGGAACATTTCAG ATGCCTGCCTAGATAATCCTTGTTCCAACGGGGGAACATGTGTGGACAGTGGGTCTTCAACCAAGTGCCTTTGCTTGCCCACCTATGGAGGAGACATGTGccagacag ACCTGGAGGTGTGTGAGCCGGGTTGGGAAAAGTTCATGGGCTTCTGTTACCAACATTTCACCAAGCGCCAGGGCTGGGAGGTGGCAGAGCAGCACTGTCGTTTGTGTGGCGGTCACCTGATCTCGGTCATGACCCCTGAGGAACAGGACTACATTAATG aTAAGTACAGAGAGTACCAGTGGACGGGACTGAATGACAGGACCATAGAGGGAGACTTCCGCTGGTCTGACGGGAATCCTCTG TTGTATGAGAACTGGTACCGGGGCCAGCCGGACAGTTACTTCCTGTCTGGAGAGGACTGTGTGGTGATGGTATGGCATGACGGGGGGCGCTGGAGCGATGTGCCCTGTAACTACCACCTCTCCTACACCTGCAAGAAGGGCACCT CTTTCTGTGGCCAACCCCCCATCATTGCCAATGCCAAGGTGTTTGGTAAGTCGCATCTGCGCTACGAGACCAACTCCAAGGTGCGTTACTACTGTGAAGAAGGATTCCTCCAGACACAGAACCCCGTCATTAAGTGCCTATCCAACGGCCAATGGGAGGAGGCTTTGATCACCTGTCACCCTG CCCTGACCAACTTGGCAGAGGGAGAGCAGAAGGTCACGACGCCACCCTATCAGAAcgagggggtggaggtggtggacaCAGCCACGGAGAAAGCCACTTCAGAGTTCTGGGACATCAAGTGGAACTAA